In one window of Chryseobacterium viscerum DNA:
- the hemH gene encoding ferrochelatase: MNNKGILLVNLGSPRSTSVNDVKEYLDEFLMDERVIDYRWIFRALLVQGIILKTRPAKSAEAYKTVWTDKGSPLIVITEQIQKKLQKVVDVPVEIGMRYAEPSIETGIQKLVDQGITEIVLFPLYPQYAMSTTETVIEKAEEVRKKKFPKIKINYIQPFYNRDIYINCLAESIKEKLPENFDALQFSYHGVPERHIYKTDPTKTCNLNDCCSREDNPSHQFCYRHQCYNTTQRVIEKLNLPKEKTIVSFQSRLGKDKWIEPYTDETLETIGKKGIKNLAIVCPAFVSDCLETLEEISVEGKEQFMHGGGENFHYIPCLNDEDRWIDVVKILCEEKLNDFYLV, from the coding sequence TTGAATAATAAAGGAATTTTACTGGTCAACCTCGGATCACCGAGATCAACCTCCGTAAACGACGTAAAGGAATATCTTGATGAATTTTTGATGGACGAAAGAGTGATCGATTATCGTTGGATCTTTCGTGCTCTTCTTGTACAGGGAATCATCCTGAAAACAAGACCTGCCAAATCTGCTGAAGCCTATAAAACAGTCTGGACAGATAAGGGTTCTCCACTGATTGTTATTACTGAACAGATTCAGAAAAAACTGCAGAAGGTAGTAGATGTACCGGTGGAAATCGGAATGAGGTATGCTGAACCGAGTATTGAAACTGGTATTCAGAAACTAGTAGATCAGGGAATCACTGAAATTGTTCTTTTTCCTTTATATCCTCAATATGCCATGAGTACAACGGAAACTGTCATTGAAAAGGCAGAAGAAGTAAGAAAAAAGAAGTTTCCAAAAATAAAGATCAATTATATTCAGCCTTTTTACAACAGGGATATTTATATTAACTGTCTGGCAGAAAGTATTAAAGAAAAACTTCCTGAAAATTTTGATGCCCTTCAGTTTTCTTACCATGGAGTTCCGGAAAGACATATTTATAAGACAGATCCTACCAAGACCTGTAACCTTAATGACTGTTGTTCCCGAGAAGACAATCCAAGTCATCAGTTCTGCTACCGTCATCAATGTTATAACACAACACAGCGTGTTATTGAGAAACTGAATTTACCCAAAGAAAAAACAATCGTTTCTTTCCAGTCAAGATTAGGAAAAGATAAATGGATTGAACCATATACCGATGAAACATTAGAAACAATTGGTAAAAAAGGGATAAAAAATCTGGCCATAGTCTGTCCTGCATTTGTCTCTGACTGTCTTGAGACTCTGGAGGAAATTTCTGTAGAAGGAAAAGAACAGTTTATGCACGGAGGTGGAGAGAATTTCCATTATATCCCATGCCTGAATGATGAAGACCGATGGATTGATGTAGTAAAAATACTTTGTGAAGAAAAACTCAATGATTTCTATTTGGTATAA
- a CDS encoding NADPH-dependent FMN reductase encodes MSPEKKIVVIIGSASENSSNLKLMEQVLENMNSRDFQICNDLSVLPHFDTALTDENTPDEVLKIREDIENSTGVIFSTPEYIFSIPGRLKNLLEWCVSTTIFSEKPVAVITASASGEKGHEELLMILKTLGAVTDDKHQALIKGIKGKFDSNGLLESNTFAKVSKLVADFIMSAS; translated from the coding sequence ATGTCTCCCGAAAAGAAAATTGTAGTCATTATTGGAAGTGCTTCGGAAAATTCCAGCAACCTGAAACTGATGGAGCAAGTACTGGAAAATATGAACAGCAGAGATTTCCAGATATGCAATGATCTTTCTGTTCTTCCCCATTTTGATACTGCCTTAACGGATGAGAATACTCCTGATGAAGTTCTTAAGATCAGAGAAGATATTGAAAACTCGACAGGCGTTATATTTTCTACTCCGGAATATATTTTCAGTATTCCCGGCCGATTAAAAAATCTGTTGGAATGGTGTGTTTCCACAACCATTTTTTCTGAAAAACCGGTTGCTGTGATCACCGCATCAGCCAGTGGAGAAAAAGGCCACGAAGAGTTATTGATGATTTTAAAGACTCTCGGAGCAGTAACGGATGATAAACATCAGGCATTAATAAAAGGGATAAAAGGCAAATTTGACAGCAATGGCTTACTTGAAAGTAATACCTTTGCTAAAGTATCAAAATTAGTAGCAGATTTTATAATGTCTGCTTCATAA
- a CDS encoding NifU family protein, translating to MRTVLIEPTENPKVMKFVTDYNLIPGSLELDRNSDISEIPLAQELFNYPFVERIFITANFVAVAKQDTIEWEHVAESLKNVIEDELLANPRIYLQKKKEMYQIYAEMTPNPNVMKFVSNKLLMDGFVEVKSAEAAEEVPLAQAIFKEFEFTKEVFISDNFVAVTRDNSVEWHQVMMTVRALIAEYLQNGGEISKIEPQKHENPVEKIINRDYTEDEQKISDILNEYVAPAVENDGGKISLMEYDQESKTAKMLLQGACSGCPSSTATLKNGIENILKQFVPDLVEKVEAVNG from the coding sequence ATGCGTACCGTACTTATAGAACCTACCGAAAACCCGAAAGTAATGAAATTTGTTACAGATTACAACCTCATTCCCGGGTCTTTAGAGTTGGACAGAAATTCAGATATTTCAGAAATTCCTTTGGCACAGGAGCTTTTCAATTATCCATTTGTAGAAAGAATTTTCATAACGGCTAATTTTGTAGCTGTGGCAAAACAGGATACCATAGAATGGGAACATGTAGCTGAAAGTCTGAAAAATGTGATTGAGGATGAATTATTGGCTAACCCAAGAATCTATCTTCAGAAGAAAAAAGAAATGTATCAGATCTATGCTGAAATGACTCCGAATCCTAATGTGATGAAATTTGTTTCAAACAAATTACTGATGGATGGTTTTGTGGAAGTAAAATCCGCTGAAGCTGCTGAGGAAGTTCCTTTGGCACAGGCCATCTTTAAAGAGTTTGAATTTACAAAAGAAGTCTTCATTTCTGATAATTTTGTAGCAGTTACCAGAGACAATTCTGTAGAATGGCACCAGGTGATGATGACTGTTCGTGCACTTATTGCCGAATATCTTCAAAACGGAGGTGAAATCTCTAAAATAGAACCACAGAAACATGAAAATCCTGTTGAAAAGATTATCAACAGAGATTATACGGAAGATGAGCAGAAAATTTCTGACATTTTAAATGAATATGTAGCTCCTGCAGTAGAAAATGACGGCGGAAAGATTTCATTGATGGAATATGACCAGGAGAGCAAAACTGCAAAAATGCTTCTACAGGGAGCTTGTTCAGGCTGCCCAAGTTCTACAGCTACTTTGAAAAACGGGATTGAAAATATTTTAAAACAATTCGTTCCGGATCTGGTAGAAAAAGTAGAAGCTGTAAACGGATAA
- a CDS encoding gamma carbonic anhydrase family protein: MALIKELLGKAPQIGENTFLAETATIIGDVTMGRDCSVWYNAVIRGDVHYIKMGDKVNVQDNAMLHCTYQKHPLNIGNNVSIGHNAIVHGCTIKDNVLIGMGAIVMDDCLVEENSIVGAGSVVTQGTHIKSGEVWGGVPAKKIKDINAQLLEGEVNRIADNYVKYSSWYKENVKDHQF; this comes from the coding sequence ATGGCACTTATAAAAGAACTTTTAGGAAAAGCACCACAGATCGGAGAGAATACTTTTTTGGCAGAAACCGCTACTATTATTGGGGATGTTACGATGGGAAGAGACTGCAGCGTTTGGTATAATGCTGTAATCAGAGGAGATGTTCACTATATCAAAATGGGTGATAAGGTAAATGTTCAGGATAATGCAATGCTGCATTGTACCTATCAGAAACATCCGCTGAATATCGGAAATAATGTTTCTATCGGACATAATGCAATTGTTCATGGGTGTACCATTAAAGATAATGTCCTGATCGGGATGGGAGCTATTGTGATGGATGACTGCCTGGTGGAAGAAAATTCTATTGTAGGAGCGGGTTCTGTAGTCACTCAGGGTACTCATATCAAATCAGGAGAAGTCTGGGGTGGAGTTCCTGCAAAAAAAATCAAAGATATTAATGCTCAGTTATTAGAAGGGGAAGTAAACAGAATTGCAGATAACTATGTTAAATACTCTTCATGGTATAAAGAGAATGTGAAGGATCATCAATTTTAG
- a CDS encoding 2-hydroxyacyl-CoA dehydratase family protein has translation MKKLFFHFPVIVLCTTLTLVSCNTSKNTNTNLPVDIADRPADEDSQKYEQAQLDRLKASIESEVSGEKCTDASEWAFAPMGAKSCGGPQQYIAYPKKIETAFLQRVNDYTDKVKAFNEKYNIMSDCLMITPPTSLKCIHGKIRLITPDNN, from the coding sequence GTGAAAAAATTATTCTTCCATTTCCCGGTGATAGTATTATGTACTACATTAACTTTGGTTTCCTGTAATACATCAAAAAATACCAATACCAATCTCCCTGTAGATATCGCAGACAGACCTGCTGACGAAGACAGCCAGAAGTATGAGCAGGCACAACTCGATAGATTAAAAGCTTCTATTGAGTCTGAAGTGTCAGGAGAAAAATGTACGGATGCCAGTGAATGGGCATTTGCTCCTATGGGGGCAAAATCCTGTGGCGGACCTCAGCAATATATTGCCTATCCAAAGAAAATAGAAACTGCTTTCTTACAGAGAGTAAATGATTATACGGATAAAGTAAAAGCTTTTAATGAAAAATATAATATCATGTCTGATTGTTTAATGATTACACCTCCTACTTCTTTGAAATGTATTCATGGAAAGATCAGACTGATAACACCGGACAATAACTAA
- a CDS encoding helix-turn-helix domain-containing protein: MNNHFFDLIEYTNRSVFLTGKAGTGKTTFLNDFVRRTKKKHIVVAPTGIAAINAGGVTIHSMFGLPLRTFLPTTERIDTSLANNIADLMPHFKYRKDKLKLLREVEIIIIDEVSMLRADVLDMMDFSLRFIRRNNQRFGGVQMLFIGDLFQLPPVVRDEHILKMYYNSPFFFDSHAIKEIPIVTIELTKVYRQSDQEFLAILNAIRDGDVDNIDFNHLNERYDPDFDMGKESYVYLCSHNKMADEINLEKLAEIKVDPQIYEAKLVGDFKENQFPNEQFLELKIGAQIMFIRNDISGEKKYFNGKLGEIIGLDENEIRVVLDESEMEIVVKRETWEQKKYFLDTEKNIQEEVLGSFEQFPIKLAWAVTIHKSQGLTFDKVIIDAGKSFTAGQVYVALSRCRTLEGIVLKSKITPEVIFKDNRILHFHSDTIANDNVEAILNQEKYDYSIRKVLRTLDCTWFLKEVEEWNNLSIVTKNIDHVKTKQLYLQLKHEAVNLGKIFEKLERVIFQKVNNFIEQKEDWTEIESKSKGAVNFFFTEIRNKIFDPLKEFYAEIKGAKGLKQYNEEFKNWLEDIEEYLNSLRDIYLLETKLLDEKNDKEINLKIAKVPSQVLTFQLFEQGKTIGEIALERGLVKETVIGHLAKFAEQGLLDISRVITSDKIKAFEDEFYKNPHETLTEWKNALPSSFEFNEIRILINHYNYKKEKNS, from the coding sequence ATGAACAATCATTTTTTTGACTTAATAGAATATACGAACAGAAGTGTTTTTCTGACCGGGAAAGCCGGGACAGGTAAAACGACGTTTCTCAATGATTTTGTAAGACGTACAAAGAAAAAGCATATTGTAGTAGCACCCACGGGAATTGCCGCTATCAATGCAGGAGGAGTTACAATTCACTCTATGTTTGGACTGCCGTTGAGAACTTTTCTTCCAACGACAGAAAGAATAGACACCAGTTTGGCTAACAATATTGCTGATCTGATGCCCCATTTCAAATACCGTAAAGATAAGCTGAAACTTCTGAGAGAAGTTGAGATCATTATCATTGATGAGGTTTCAATGTTGAGAGCAGATGTTTTGGATATGATGGATTTTTCTTTAAGATTTATCAGAAGGAATAATCAGAGGTTCGGTGGTGTGCAGATGCTGTTTATCGGGGATTTGTTTCAGCTCCCGCCTGTGGTAAGAGATGAGCATATTCTGAAAATGTATTACAATTCACCTTTCTTTTTTGACAGCCATGCCATTAAGGAAATCCCGATTGTTACTATTGAACTGACAAAAGTTTACAGACAGTCTGACCAGGAATTTCTGGCAATTCTGAATGCTATCCGTGATGGTGATGTGGATAATATAGATTTTAACCACCTCAATGAAAGATACGATCCTGATTTTGATATGGGGAAAGAATCTTATGTATACCTGTGTTCTCACAACAAAATGGCTGATGAAATCAATCTGGAAAAACTGGCGGAGATAAAGGTAGATCCTCAGATTTATGAAGCTAAACTTGTAGGTGATTTTAAAGAAAACCAATTTCCGAACGAACAGTTTTTAGAATTGAAAATCGGAGCGCAGATCATGTTTATCCGAAATGATATTTCCGGAGAAAAGAAATATTTCAACGGGAAATTAGGAGAAATCATTGGATTGGATGAAAATGAAATTCGTGTTGTTCTGGACGAAAGTGAGATGGAAATTGTGGTTAAAAGAGAAACCTGGGAACAGAAAAAATATTTCCTTGATACCGAAAAAAACATCCAGGAAGAAGTATTGGGAAGTTTTGAACAATTTCCTATTAAGCTCGCCTGGGCTGTTACCATCCATAAAAGTCAGGGACTTACATTTGATAAAGTAATTATTGATGCCGGAAAAAGTTTTACTGCCGGCCAGGTATATGTGGCTTTGTCCCGTTGCAGAACATTGGAGGGGATTGTTTTAAAATCAAAAATTACCCCTGAAGTTATTTTCAAGGATAACAGGATTTTGCATTTTCATAGCGATACTATTGCCAATGACAATGTGGAAGCTATTCTGAATCAGGAGAAATATGACTACAGTATCAGAAAAGTGCTTCGTACTCTTGATTGTACGTGGTTTTTAAAAGAAGTAGAAGAGTGGAACAACCTGTCTATTGTGACCAAGAATATAGATCATGTCAAGACTAAACAGCTTTATCTCCAGTTGAAACATGAAGCAGTAAATCTTGGAAAAATATTTGAAAAACTGGAGCGTGTCATTTTTCAGAAGGTTAATAATTTTATTGAACAAAAAGAAGACTGGACTGAGATTGAAAGCAAATCAAAAGGAGCGGTTAATTTCTTTTTTACAGAAATCAGAAACAAAATTTTTGATCCTTTGAAAGAGTTTTATGCTGAAATAAAAGGAGCGAAAGGCTTAAAACAATATAACGAGGAATTCAAAAACTGGCTGGAAGATATTGAAGAATACCTGAATAGCTTAAGAGATATTTATCTTCTTGAAACTAAACTTTTAGATGAAAAGAATGATAAAGAAATCAATCTGAAAATAGCTAAAGTTCCGTCTCAGGTGTTAACTTTTCAGTTGTTTGAGCAAGGAAAAACCATAGGAGAAATTGCTTTGGAAAGAGGTTTGGTAAAAGAAACCGTTATTGGTCATCTTGCCAAATTTGCAGAACAGGGATTGCTGGATATCTCAAGAGTAATTACTTCAGATAAGATCAAAGCTTTTGAAGATGAATTCTACAAAAATCCACACGAAACGTTGACTGAGTGGAAGAATGCTCTGCCAAGTAGTTTTGAATTTAATGAAATCAGAATTTTAATAAATCATTATAATTATAAAAAAGAAAAGAACTCATAA
- a CDS encoding M12 family metallopeptidase translates to MNKKPNNLLYQQILTGKTVFMSFLIVVALASCSKNNEEITSEAQTTAFNAENVKKGQLNGQDIIYERKNGMNFFQGDIVLSDKQLAEGSELNKGGASYSRWPGGKIYYTIASNMGSINVNKINSAISEYNNKTNTQWIYRTNQSNYVEFVFGSSSGSDGWAHIGYQGGKQTVSLDQYISVGSVIHEMGHTVGLYHEHTRKDRDQYVKILWNNIQSGQSYNFNIYSSGTDIGPFNINSVMMYWPTSYSKNGQPTITRADNSSFTYNRTGFTTGDINTINAMYP, encoded by the coding sequence ATGAACAAAAAACCAAACAATCTGCTTTATCAGCAGATTCTAACAGGAAAAACTGTCTTTATGAGTTTTCTTATTGTTGTAGCACTAGCATCCTGCAGTAAAAATAATGAAGAAATCACCTCAGAAGCTCAAACCACTGCTTTCAATGCTGAAAACGTTAAAAAAGGACAATTGAATGGCCAGGATATTATCTATGAAAGAAAAAACGGAATGAATTTTTTTCAGGGAGATATTGTTCTTTCAGACAAACAACTGGCAGAAGGCAGCGAACTTAATAAAGGCGGTGCAAGCTATTCAAGATGGCCGGGTGGCAAAATTTATTATACTATTGCCAGCAATATGGGTTCTATCAACGTCAATAAAATCAATTCTGCGATCAGCGAGTATAATAATAAAACCAATACTCAATGGATTTACCGCACCAATCAGTCTAACTATGTTGAATTTGTTTTCGGAAGTTCATCAGGATCAGACGGCTGGGCACACATCGGCTATCAGGGCGGAAAACAAACAGTTTCTTTAGATCAATATATTTCTGTAGGATCAGTAATTCATGAAATGGGACATACGGTAGGCCTTTATCATGAGCACACCCGTAAAGACAGAGATCAGTATGTAAAAATCCTGTGGAACAATATTCAAAGCGGACAGTCCTATAATTTTAATATCTATAGTTCCGGTACAGATATTGGGCCATTCAATATTAATTCGGTGATGATGTATTGGCCAACCTCATATTCTAAAAACGGACAACCAACTATTACAAGAGCTGACAACAGCAGTTTTACTTATAACAGAACCGGCTTTACAACTGGAGACATCAATACCATTAATGCAATGTATCCTTAG